In the genome of Thermoleophilaceae bacterium, one region contains:
- a CDS encoding RNA polymerase sigma factor produces MRELDPNRLGDHLDRLYRAAWALTGSREDAEDLVQDTFAKILARPRFLRGEEDLWYLLRTLKNVFLSQRRTLAARSTSVELDEEISPIEAPSSVQPDQAVEAREVYAAISELPDEQREALIAIDIVGLSYEEAAKSLKVRQGTITSRLFRARARVAKALGEQS; encoded by the coding sequence GTGCGAGAGCTTGATCCGAACAGGCTCGGAGACCACCTCGACCGCCTCTACCGCGCCGCTTGGGCCCTCACCGGCTCGCGCGAGGATGCCGAGGACCTGGTGCAGGACACCTTCGCGAAGATCCTCGCGCGACCACGCTTCCTGCGTGGAGAGGAGGATCTCTGGTACCTGCTGCGCACGCTGAAGAACGTCTTCCTCAGCCAGCGGCGCACGCTCGCAGCCCGCAGCACCTCGGTGGAGCTGGATGAGGAGATCTCGCCGATTGAGGCGCCGTCATCGGTACAGCCGGACCAGGCCGTGGAGGCGCGCGAGGTGTACGCCGCGATCTCGGAGCTGCCTGACGAGCAGCGGGAGGCTCTGATCGCCATCGACATCGTCGGCCTCTCGTACGAGGAAGCCGCGAAGAGCCTGAAGGTGCGTCAGGGCACGATCACGAGCCGGCTGTTCAGAGCGCGGGCTCGAGTGGCAAAGGCGCTGGGCGAACAGAGCTAG
- a CDS encoding secondary thiamine-phosphate synthase enzyme YjbQ, whose amino-acid sequence MALHSGRLEFSTRGNGDVIDLTEGVESVIRSAGVDAGVATVFVPGATAAVTAMEFEPGGIHDLKATLDRLVPPQGDYEHNRLNHDTNSHAHIRAAFVGPSESVPIEDGRLVRGTWQQLVLLDFDDRPRRRTVTVTIVS is encoded by the coding sequence GTGGCGCTACATAGCGGTCGCCTCGAGTTCTCCACGCGGGGCAACGGCGACGTGATCGACCTCACCGAGGGTGTCGAGAGCGTGATCCGCTCGGCGGGCGTGGACGCCGGGGTGGCGACGGTGTTCGTGCCCGGCGCCACCGCGGCGGTGACGGCGATGGAGTTCGAGCCTGGCGGAATCCACGACCTGAAGGCCACGCTCGACCGCCTCGTGCCGCCCCAAGGCGACTACGAGCACAACCGCTTGAACCACGACACCAACTCGCACGCGCACATACGCGCGGCGTTCGTGGGACCGTCCGAGAGCGTGCCGATCGAGGACGGCCGGCTCGTGCGCGGCACGTGGCAACAGCTCGTGCTGCTCGACTTCGATGACCGCCCGCGGAGGCGCACCGTAACGGTGACCATCGTGAGTTAG
- the panB gene encoding 3-methyl-2-oxobutanoate hydroxymethyltransferase, whose amino-acid sequence MSSGSRITPGPPAKRQRVTLTKLAEKKALGEPIVMVTAYDYPSAQVAEEAGVDVVLVGDSGAMTVLGYPSTVPVTIDEMLMLCSAVRRGLNTPLLVGDLPFASYEASNEQAVMTAQRFIKEAGCDAVKLERGGSSVERARAIVDAGIPVMGHVGLTPQTATALGGYRSQGRTAERALEVARDAYALEEAGCFAIVFEAVPTPFMEAVHQRLEVPVIGIGAGPATDGQVLVFHDLLGIFDGHAARFVKRYANIRQEMIDGVARFADDVRHRRYPEEEHGYTMAPDEAERLRVLLERDTREREPFSGDW is encoded by the coding sequence ATGAGCTCCGGCTCCCGCATAACCCCCGGCCCGCCGGCCAAGCGCCAGCGCGTGACCCTGACCAAGCTGGCGGAGAAGAAGGCTCTCGGCGAGCCGATCGTGATGGTCACCGCCTACGACTACCCGAGTGCCCAGGTGGCCGAGGAGGCCGGCGTGGACGTGGTGCTCGTGGGTGACTCGGGCGCGATGACCGTACTCGGCTACCCCAGCACCGTGCCGGTGACGATCGACGAGATGCTCATGCTCTGCTCGGCAGTGCGCCGCGGGCTGAACACGCCGCTGCTCGTGGGCGACCTGCCGTTCGCCTCGTATGAGGCCTCCAACGAGCAGGCCGTGATGACGGCCCAGCGCTTCATCAAGGAGGCAGGTTGCGACGCGGTGAAGCTCGAGCGCGGCGGCAGCTCGGTGGAGCGCGCAAGGGCGATCGTGGACGCGGGCATCCCGGTGATGGGGCACGTGGGGCTCACGCCGCAGACAGCCACCGCGCTTGGCGGCTACCGCTCGCAGGGGCGCACCGCGGAGCGGGCGCTCGAGGTGGCACGCGACGCATACGCGCTGGAGGAGGCGGGCTGCTTCGCGATCGTGTTCGAGGCGGTGCCCACGCCGTTCATGGAGGCCGTGCACCAGCGGCTCGAGGTGCCGGTGATCGGCATCGGCGCGGGCCCGGCCACCGACGGCCAGGTGCTCGTGTTCCACGACCTGCTCGGCATCTTCGACGGGCACGCCGCACGCTTCGTGAAGCGCTACGCGAACATCCGCCAGGAGATGATCGACGGCGTGGCCAGGTTCGCAGACGACGTGCGCCACCGCCGCTATCCGGAGGAGGAGCACGGGTACACGATGGCGCCGGACGAGGCCGAGCGGCTGCGCGTGCTCCTCGAGCGCGACACGCGCGAGCGGGAGCCGTTCTCCGGAGACTGGTAG